In Ilumatobacter fluminis, the following proteins share a genomic window:
- a CDS encoding dienelactone hydrolase family protein, translating into MASDELGDFTTREFEALGKRRTVYTLGTGPAVIVIAEMPGITPAVADFARRVSSIGCTAVMPHLFGEPGRDPTTAKNRPDVGLFVRSIVPACVSREFHVLATGKTSPVVDWLRELARDAHDRCGGPGVGAVGMCFTGGFALAMATDERMLAPVLSQPSLPFGLTKRHRDSIDISPDELAVVKQRCDAGLQVIGLRFTGDKLVPGERFEFLRRELGDAFVAIELDDGSANPAPPNPPHSVLTDHLIDEPGEPTRDALDRVLDLFRSRLLTDR; encoded by the coding sequence ATGGCGAGCGACGAGTTGGGCGACTTCACGACACGCGAGTTCGAGGCGCTCGGGAAGCGTCGGACCGTGTACACGCTCGGCACCGGCCCGGCCGTGATCGTCATCGCCGAGATGCCCGGCATCACGCCTGCGGTCGCCGACTTCGCCCGTCGGGTGTCGTCGATCGGGTGCACCGCCGTGATGCCGCACCTATTCGGCGAACCAGGACGCGACCCGACCACGGCGAAGAACCGGCCTGACGTCGGACTGTTCGTCCGCTCGATCGTGCCGGCGTGCGTGTCCAGGGAGTTCCACGTCTTGGCGACGGGCAAGACGTCCCCGGTGGTCGACTGGTTGCGCGAGCTCGCTCGCGACGCTCACGATCGGTGCGGCGGCCCCGGCGTCGGCGCCGTGGGTATGTGTTTCACCGGCGGCTTCGCGCTGGCGATGGCAACCGACGAGCGGATGCTCGCACCGGTTCTCAGCCAGCCGTCGCTGCCGTTCGGCCTCACGAAGCGGCATCGCGACTCGATCGACATCTCCCCGGACGAGCTGGCTGTCGTCAAGCAGCGCTGCGACGCAGGCCTGCAGGTGATCGGGCTGCGCTTCACCGGCGACAAGCTGGTGCCCGGCGAACGATTCGAGTTCCTCCGTCGCGAGCTCGGCGACGCCTTCGTGGCGATCGAACTCGACGACGGTTCGGCGAATCCCGCACCACCGAACCCACCGCACTCCGTGCTCACCGATCACCTGATCGACGAGCCCGGCGAACCGACCCGCGACGCGCTCGACCGGGTACTCGATCTGTTCCGATCCCGCCTGCTCACCGACCGCTGA
- a CDS encoding phage tail protein yields MSARRTVPDLGVRSRIGHMLPALFHDDELAQRWCSGLDAVVAPVPTTIDNFAAYLDARLAPLDFVEWLSTWVGLELDQTWTEPRRRELVASAYRLHDARGTARGLADLIELYTGTRPEIDDGAGVRWSSTPDAELPGSDEPELVVRLRVADPDAVDADRLETMVRLSKPAHIRHRIEIEHDPTGTAPSPPSASPPPPPPPPPPPPAPTPSSSSSPVADDTSQTGPAPVPPTVAAGETGDTSEPDELRSTTEGPRGDGPEVDAAGDPPDDGS; encoded by the coding sequence GTGAGCGCCCGCCGCACGGTGCCCGACCTCGGCGTCAGGAGCCGCATCGGCCACATGCTCCCGGCGCTCTTCCACGACGACGAGCTCGCGCAGCGGTGGTGCTCGGGGCTCGACGCCGTCGTCGCCCCGGTGCCGACGACGATCGACAACTTCGCCGCCTACCTCGACGCCAGGTTGGCGCCGCTCGACTTCGTGGAGTGGCTGTCGACCTGGGTCGGCCTCGAACTCGACCAGACCTGGACCGAGCCGCGCCGCCGAGAACTCGTCGCCTCCGCGTACCGCCTGCACGACGCTCGCGGAACGGCTCGCGGGCTGGCCGATCTGATCGAGCTGTACACCGGCACCCGTCCGGAGATCGACGACGGCGCCGGGGTGCGGTGGTCGTCGACACCCGACGCCGAGCTGCCGGGCAGCGACGAACCCGAGTTGGTGGTGCGCCTCCGGGTGGCCGACCCGGACGCCGTCGACGCCGACCGGCTCGAGACGATGGTCCGGTTGTCGAAGCCGGCACACATTCGGCACCGCATCGAGATCGAGCACGACCCGACCGGCACCGCGCCGTCGCCGCCATCGGCTTCGCCGCCGCCCCCGCCACCGCCACCACCCCCGCCGCCGGCACCAACACCATCGTCATCATCGTCGCCGGTCGCGGACGACACGTCGCAGACTGGCCCGGCGCCGGTGCCGCCGACGGTGGCAGCGGGGGAAACCGGGGACACGTCCGAACCCGACGAACTACGCTCGACCACCGAGGGGCCCCGTGGGGACGGGCCCGAGGTCGATGCAGCCGGCGACCCACCCGACGACGGCTCGTGA
- a CDS encoding YifB family Mg chelatase-like AAA ATPase: protein MIATIASATILGARGHPVTVEVHVGQGLPGFTMLGLPDESCREAKDRVRAAITSCGIEWPNKKIVVNLAPPQFRKVGSGLDVAVAVGCLVAFDVIPPDAVDGFAFAGELGLDGRIRRVPGIAPMVGVRPDATWVVPTDAVNEAAVVGTGVVRGVDHLSTLVAALTRADDWPELDGEPPPDDEHEPVHDLADVKGQAEARLALELAAAGGHHLLFVGAPGAGKTMLARRLPGLLPDLDADTALQATMVHSAAGVTLPPSGLLRRPPFRAPHHTSSVGALVGGGSHRYRPGEISLAHGGVLFLDEMGQFQPKALDGLREAIETGQVMVGRVEQDRVAMPARFQLIGATNPCPCGAGAPVECHCDERVRTRYLARLSGPFLDRFDLRIAVRRPEVGDMLDGERGETTASVAERVERARSLAVERAGRLNADLDDVLLHEHAPLTDDAERLLRAELERGRLSARGYHRIRRVARTLSDLAGLVDGPIADDHVATALVMRTVIGPNTIGAAA from the coding sequence ATGATCGCAACCATCGCCAGCGCAACCATCCTCGGAGCACGAGGCCACCCCGTCACCGTCGAGGTCCACGTCGGTCAGGGGCTGCCGGGCTTCACGATGCTCGGGTTGCCCGACGAGTCGTGCCGAGAGGCCAAGGATCGTGTTCGGGCCGCGATCACGTCGTGCGGGATCGAATGGCCCAACAAGAAGATCGTCGTCAATCTGGCACCGCCGCAGTTCCGCAAGGTGGGGTCCGGCCTCGACGTCGCTGTGGCCGTCGGCTGCCTCGTGGCGTTCGACGTGATCCCGCCCGATGCCGTCGACGGGTTCGCGTTCGCGGGCGAACTGGGTCTCGACGGCCGCATCCGTCGGGTACCCGGCATCGCGCCGATGGTCGGCGTCCGGCCCGACGCCACGTGGGTGGTCCCCACCGATGCCGTCAACGAGGCTGCGGTGGTCGGTACCGGTGTCGTGCGCGGCGTCGATCATCTCTCGACGCTCGTTGCCGCCCTCACCCGCGCCGACGACTGGCCCGAGCTCGACGGCGAGCCGCCGCCCGACGACGAGCACGAACCGGTTCACGATCTCGCCGACGTCAAGGGACAGGCCGAGGCCCGCCTGGCGCTCGAACTGGCCGCCGCCGGCGGCCACCACCTGTTGTTCGTGGGCGCTCCCGGGGCCGGCAAGACGATGCTCGCACGGCGTCTGCCGGGGCTGTTGCCCGACCTCGACGCCGACACGGCGCTGCAGGCCACGATGGTCCATTCCGCCGCGGGTGTCACCCTGCCGCCGAGCGGTCTGCTCCGCCGCCCACCCTTCCGTGCGCCGCACCACACGAGCTCGGTCGGAGCGCTGGTCGGCGGCGGATCGCACCGCTACCGGCCCGGCGAGATCAGTCTCGCCCACGGCGGCGTGCTCTTTCTCGACGAGATGGGCCAGTTCCAGCCGAAGGCGCTCGACGGCCTTCGCGAGGCGATCGAGACCGGACAGGTGATGGTCGGCAGGGTCGAACAAGACCGGGTGGCGATGCCGGCGCGCTTCCAGCTGATCGGTGCCACCAACCCGTGTCCGTGCGGCGCCGGAGCACCGGTCGAGTGTCACTGCGACGAACGGGTCCGCACCCGGTACCTGGCCCGGTTGTCCGGCCCGTTCCTCGATCGGTTCGATCTGCGGATCGCCGTCCGGCGCCCGGAGGTCGGCGACATGCTCGACGGCGAACGCGGTGAGACCACGGCGTCGGTCGCCGAACGCGTCGAGCGGGCTCGGTCGCTCGCCGTCGAACGGGCGGGTCGACTCAACGCCGACCTCGACGACGTGCTGCTCCACGAGCACGCACCGCTCACCGACGACGCCGAACGGCTCTTGCGAGCCGAACTCGAACGTGGGCGCCTCTCGGCACGCGGCTACCACCGCATCAGACGGGTCGCTCGGACACTCTCCGATCTCGCCGGCCTGGTCGACGGTCCGATCGCCGACGACCACGTCGCCACAGCGCTCGTGATGCGCACGGTGATCGGCCCCAACACGATCGGAGCGGCCGCATGA
- a CDS encoding ATP-dependent Clp protease proteolytic subunit, with translation MSEAHMPQPVGLEGGFDPRSDVFNRLLKNRVVMLGSDVNDDIANQLCAQLLYLEGEDPNADIWLYINSPGGSVTAGMAIYDTMQFVGCDVATVCLGLAASMGQFLLTAGAAGKRYTLPNARIMMHQPLAGLRGQATDIAIQAEQLRYTKRRMAELIAEHSGQPIEKIQEDSERDRWFTAEDAKDYGLVDSVILRRGEMV, from the coding sequence ATGAGCGAAGCGCACATGCCCCAGCCGGTCGGACTCGAGGGCGGGTTCGATCCGCGCAGCGACGTCTTCAACCGCCTGCTCAAGAACCGGGTCGTCATGCTCGGCTCCGATGTGAACGACGACATCGCCAACCAGTTGTGCGCCCAGTTGCTGTACCTGGAGGGCGAAGACCCCAACGCCGACATCTGGCTGTACATCAACAGCCCGGGTGGCTCGGTCACCGCCGGTATGGCGATCTACGACACGATGCAGTTCGTCGGCTGCGACGTCGCCACGGTCTGCCTGGGGCTCGCCGCCTCGATGGGCCAGTTCCTGCTCACCGCCGGTGCTGCGGGCAAGCGGTACACCCTGCCCAACGCCCGGATCATGATGCACCAGCCGCTCGCCGGCCTGCGTGGTCAGGCGACCGACATTGCGATCCAGGCCGAGCAGCTGCGCTACACCAAGCGCCGCATGGCCGAACTGATCGCCGAGCACTCGGGCCAGCCGATCGAGAAGATCCAGGAAGACTCCGAGCGCGACCGCTGGTTCACCGCCGAAGATGCCAAGGACTACGGCCTCGTCGACAGCGTGATCCTGCGCCGCGGCGAGATGGTCTGA
- a CDS encoding zinc ribbon domain-containing protein, which yields MIVCKECGTQNDDDDLFCGGCPAFLEHSGERIDDGSEPEPVTEFAAPERDGLVTRIKHAITGDHLPPPTGSPSDPTGPAGSPGSGTAIDADAELTDEQRRARALLATETAQEPAETATPRSAPSTTTDGPAGARTPEAVVPQEARARPRKVKQPPSRTILPGDLICGACGEGNPDTRKFCRRCGDSLIEAEVKKASWWRRLVPTRKKKEPLKASERPDRGTHGTVGSKARVARGKFLGKLAQGRRLLALLAIVGIGVGFAIPSVRNMATDTASDGYDSVRRVVSPTYSNIPIDPDRVEASSAFPPTDAADVTDSNTLTYWEPDPADRDASVTVTFVEATDVEHVLVHPGKQEDGGQVIRPDPRPRELLFRVLDDDGSVNEVVATIEDEDGFQTVELGVDAAVSVETVVINCYPDPVVTVCPITELEFQTKD from the coding sequence ATGATCGTCTGCAAGGAATGCGGCACGCAGAACGACGACGACGACCTTTTCTGCGGCGGTTGCCCGGCGTTCCTCGAGCACAGCGGCGAACGCATCGACGACGGATCCGAACCCGAGCCCGTCACGGAGTTCGCGGCGCCCGAACGCGACGGGCTGGTGACACGGATCAAGCACGCGATCACCGGTGACCACCTTCCGCCACCGACCGGATCGCCGTCCGACCCGACCGGCCCGGCGGGGAGCCCCGGATCGGGGACGGCGATCGACGCCGACGCCGAGCTCACCGACGAGCAACGGCGGGCCCGAGCGCTGCTGGCCACCGAGACGGCGCAGGAGCCGGCCGAGACGGCCACGCCGCGCTCGGCGCCGTCGACGACGACCGACGGCCCGGCCGGGGCGCGAACCCCCGAAGCGGTCGTGCCGCAGGAGGCGCGAGCGCGGCCCCGCAAGGTCAAGCAACCGCCGAGCCGCACGATCCTGCCGGGCGATCTGATCTGCGGGGCGTGCGGCGAGGGCAACCCCGACACCCGCAAGTTCTGCCGCCGGTGCGGCGACTCGCTGATCGAGGCCGAGGTCAAGAAGGCCTCGTGGTGGCGGCGTCTCGTCCCGACCAGGAAGAAGAAGGAGCCGCTCAAGGCCAGCGAACGGCCCGACCGCGGCACCCACGGCACCGTCGGGAGCAAGGCCCGGGTCGCGCGTGGCAAGTTCCTCGGCAAGCTCGCCCAGGGCCGTCGTCTCCTGGCACTGCTCGCGATCGTCGGCATCGGCGTCGGGTTCGCGATCCCCAGCGTCCGCAACATGGCGACCGACACGGCGTCCGACGGCTACGACAGCGTGCGGCGGGTGGTCAGCCCGACGTACAGCAACATCCCGATCGACCCCGACCGGGTCGAGGCGTCGTCGGCCTTCCCGCCCACCGACGCCGCCGATGTGACCGACAGCAACACCCTGACGTACTGGGAGCCCGACCCCGCCGACCGCGACGCCTCGGTCACGGTCACCTTCGTCGAAGCGACCGATGTCGAGCACGTGCTCGTGCACCCGGGCAAACAAGAAGACGGCGGCCAGGTGATCCGTCCCGATCCTCGACCGCGAGAGCTGCTGTTCCGCGTCCTCGACGACGACGGTTCCGTCAACGAGGTCGTGGCCACGATCGAGGACGAGGACGGCTTCCAGACCGTCGAACTCGGCGTCGACGCTGCGGTGAGCGTCGAGACCGTCGTCATCAACTGCTACCCCGACCCGGTGGTGACCGTCTGCCCCATCACCGAACTCGAATTCCAGACCAAGGACTGA
- a CDS encoding winged helix-turn-helix domain-containing protein: MERVIASRIRCPAASGLSRERLDLVLSQIERHRLTVVHAPAGSGKTTALAQFAHGTTIPVAWYTVDSLDGAASTFLAYLQRSIESAIGAAPGAAWLHADAALDALDAFEGPLAIVIDDFHLIAGGQAGDVLAHLVERLPAHVSIAVGTRIQPILDDARLQLMDDVLHIDADDLRFRTWEAEQLLDETWGFVLRPDDVARLTRSVGGWAAGFQLFRLAARDRTPAEQRRLARHASTRSRLARRYLAQHVLGSLTDELRTFLLHTSVLGVVTPDLADDLVGGSGSRAALTQLEASEVFVTRLDVDTYRYHEVLRAHLEAELADELPADELEARYERAAELLATAGFFGEAMRCHVRSGRAGDPARLAQLIDGEIALRNAGMLDALEPAEPSTGDPWLTVVRARVAVASGRFGTACDLYRQAERSLEEHAEARATCRRERSQLEAFLLPDGDGGDGWIGLLRLGLTDAPGPAAAALAQLGTVESTVASGALALLSGDLAAAARRFDAVLLDDDPADWAIHTGRLGRQLVRLLAGDGDAADLTLIDRLLVGLDGTWLGRLGGAVVAAVADPPRPDVARRLAERCAADGDPWGAIIAHLCAAMAVGDDDARRRHFEAAAELADRQHSAVLASSALAGLAPLVPDRSAVERRSRQLARKAGLRQPPLLVLVGADGATDERAPEHLVDGPLQHGTTTLTGGFRLSDRHDAVDALRPRARAVLIRLAVDAGRPVDASALVDELWPDDEATGRRGIQVAVSAIRRALLDDDARRTVERIDDGYLLTVPAGAASDLDRFRADAAIAARSGVPAAERLAAAERALESVGGELLAGCGNPEWLIAARDQFSQHVARTAAAGAAAALTLDDVPAAIRLAELGLEYDRFHDELWRLVVEAHGRRGDTITADRLRRQYADMLDELGLEPATTPFT; the protein is encoded by the coding sequence GTGGAACGAGTCATCGCATCGAGGATCCGCTGCCCTGCGGCCAGCGGCCTCAGTCGTGAACGTCTCGATCTGGTCCTGTCACAGATCGAGCGGCACCGGCTGACCGTCGTCCACGCGCCCGCAGGGAGCGGCAAGACGACGGCGCTGGCCCAGTTCGCTCACGGGACGACGATCCCGGTCGCCTGGTACACGGTCGACAGTCTCGACGGCGCCGCATCGACCTTCCTCGCCTACCTGCAACGGTCGATCGAGTCGGCGATCGGTGCCGCACCGGGCGCCGCTTGGCTGCACGCCGATGCCGCCCTCGACGCCCTCGACGCGTTCGAGGGCCCGCTCGCGATCGTCATCGACGACTTCCATCTGATCGCGGGCGGCCAGGCCGGCGACGTCCTCGCCCATCTGGTCGAACGCCTCCCAGCGCACGTGTCGATCGCCGTCGGCACCCGGATCCAGCCGATCCTCGACGACGCACGCCTGCAACTGATGGACGACGTGCTCCACATCGACGCCGATGATCTCCGCTTCCGTACCTGGGAGGCCGAGCAGCTGCTCGACGAGACGTGGGGGTTCGTGCTCCGTCCCGACGACGTCGCCCGGTTGACACGCAGCGTCGGCGGCTGGGCCGCCGGGTTCCAACTGTTCCGACTCGCGGCGAGAGACCGCACACCGGCCGAGCAACGACGGCTGGCGCGCCATGCGTCGACTCGGTCTCGGCTCGCCCGCCGCTATCTCGCTCAGCACGTGTTGGGGTCGCTCACCGACGAACTCCGCACGTTCCTCCTCCACACCTCCGTGCTCGGCGTCGTGACGCCCGACCTCGCCGACGATCTCGTCGGCGGCTCCGGGAGTCGCGCTGCGCTCACCCAACTCGAGGCGTCGGAAGTGTTCGTCACACGCCTCGACGTCGACACCTACCGCTACCACGAGGTGCTGCGGGCCCATCTCGAAGCGGAGCTCGCCGACGAACTGCCGGCCGACGAACTCGAAGCCCGCTACGAGCGAGCGGCCGAGCTGCTCGCGACAGCAGGGTTCTTCGGTGAGGCCATGCGGTGCCACGTCCGATCCGGCCGAGCCGGCGACCCGGCACGACTCGCCCAGCTCATCGACGGCGAGATCGCGCTCCGGAACGCCGGGATGCTCGACGCGCTCGAACCGGCAGAACCGTCGACCGGCGATCCGTGGCTCACCGTGGTCCGCGCCCGGGTCGCCGTGGCCTCCGGGCGCTTCGGCACCGCCTGCGACCTGTACCGACAGGCGGAGCGCTCACTCGAGGAGCACGCCGAGGCCCGAGCCACGTGCCGACGCGAGCGCTCCCAACTCGAAGCGTTCCTCCTTCCCGACGGCGACGGTGGCGACGGATGGATCGGCCTGCTGCGGCTCGGCCTCACCGACGCCCCCGGGCCGGCGGCAGCGGCCCTCGCACAGCTGGGGACGGTCGAGTCGACGGTGGCGAGCGGCGCGCTCGCGCTCCTGTCGGGCGACCTCGCAGCGGCCGCACGTCGCTTCGATGCGGTGTTGCTCGACGACGACCCCGCCGACTGGGCGATCCACACCGGCCGGCTCGGCCGCCAGCTGGTCCGGCTCCTGGCGGGCGACGGGGATGCGGCCGACCTGACCCTCATCGACCGGCTCCTCGTCGGCCTCGACGGCACCTGGTTGGGTCGGCTGGGTGGAGCCGTCGTCGCTGCCGTCGCCGATCCGCCGCGCCCCGACGTGGCGCGACGCCTCGCCGAGCGTTGTGCGGCCGACGGCGACCCGTGGGGAGCGATCATCGCTCACCTCTGCGCCGCCATGGCCGTCGGCGACGACGACGCTCGGCGTCGACACTTCGAGGCCGCGGCCGAGCTCGCCGACCGGCAACACAGTGCCGTCCTCGCGTCGTCGGCGCTCGCAGGCCTCGCGCCGCTCGTGCCCGACCGGTCGGCCGTCGAGCGGCGATCGCGACAGCTCGCTCGCAAGGCCGGTTTGCGACAGCCTCCACTCCTCGTCCTCGTCGGCGCCGACGGGGCGACGGACGAGCGAGCGCCGGAGCACCTCGTCGATGGGCCGTTGCAGCACGGCACGACCACACTGACCGGTGGCTTCCGACTCTCCGACCGGCACGACGCCGTCGACGCGCTGCGGCCGCGCGCCCGGGCCGTCCTGATCCGGCTGGCGGTCGACGCCGGGCGGCCGGTCGACGCGTCGGCTCTCGTCGACGAGCTGTGGCCCGACGACGAAGCCACCGGTCGACGGGGGATCCAAGTGGCCGTGTCGGCGATCCGTCGTGCCCTTCTCGACGACGACGCCCGACGTACCGTCGAACGGATCGACGACGGCTACCTCCTGACCGTGCCGGCCGGCGCCGCATCCGATCTCGATCGCTTCCGCGCTGATGCAGCGATCGCAGCTCGGAGCGGCGTGCCGGCAGCCGAGCGCCTGGCGGCGGCGGAGCGAGCGCTCGAGTCGGTCGGCGGCGAACTGCTGGCGGGTTGCGGCAACCCGGAGTGGCTGATCGCCGCACGCGACCAGTTCTCGCAGCACGTCGCCCGGACCGCTGCAGCGGGAGCTGCAGCAGCGCTCACCCTCGACGACGTTCCGGCTGCGATCCGGCTCGCCGAGCTCGGATTGGAGTACGACCGCTTCCACGACGAGTTGTGGCGGCTCGTCGTGGAGGCGCACGGTCGACGCGGCGACACCATCACGGCCGACCGCCTGCGCCGGCAGTACGCCGACATGCTCGACGAACTCGGCCTCGAACCGGCCACCACGCCGTTCACCTGA
- a CDS encoding DNA-processing protein DprA — MSTPRDPHDSGAVASLTRLPGVGSARLAALLRCHTPVDAFERLSSGRPLDHRLQRWFRPDLVASLRVAAREFDPVAEAERLESAGIHATWLGCDDYPALLAVDGAAPTTLFSLGSFDALAARRVAIIGTRNASTAGLATARELGCALADHDVTVVSGLARGIDGAAHGGVRSSSGAGKAVAVVGSGPDVVYPRRHRDLWWWIAEHGLLLSEWPPGTPPDAWRFPERNRIIAALCEVLVVVESRERGGSLITARDALDRDIEVMAVPGSPRVRASLGTNKLLVDGATPATCVDDVLVALGLDHRRAGVVPFDPRPTPVGAQAEVLRACEGEPCTLDVLVQRTGLDLTVAALAAARLEHDGWLVEVGGWFEPTRSHFASSPEQWIPGESA; from the coding sequence ATGAGCACACCCCGAGACCCGCACGACAGCGGCGCGGTCGCTTCGCTCACCCGGCTCCCCGGCGTCGGGTCGGCCCGGCTCGCCGCGCTGCTGCGATGCCACACGCCGGTCGACGCGTTCGAACGGCTGTCGAGCGGGCGGCCGCTCGACCATCGACTGCAGCGCTGGTTTCGTCCCGATCTCGTCGCGTCGCTGCGAGTGGCGGCGCGTGAGTTCGACCCGGTCGCCGAGGCCGAGCGACTCGAGTCGGCGGGCATCCACGCGACCTGGCTCGGTTGCGACGACTATCCGGCCCTCCTGGCGGTCGACGGAGCCGCCCCGACCACCCTGTTCAGCCTCGGAAGCTTCGATGCCCTCGCCGCACGACGCGTCGCGATCATCGGTACCCGGAATGCCTCGACCGCCGGTCTGGCCACTGCACGCGAGCTCGGGTGTGCGCTCGCCGACCACGACGTCACCGTGGTGTCCGGGCTGGCCAGGGGGATCGACGGGGCGGCGCATGGCGGGGTGAGGTCGTCGTCGGGGGCGGGCAAAGCGGTTGCCGTGGTCGGCTCGGGCCCCGACGTCGTCTACCCACGCCGTCACCGCGATCTCTGGTGGTGGATCGCCGAGCACGGGCTCCTGCTCTCGGAGTGGCCACCGGGGACACCACCCGACGCCTGGCGGTTCCCCGAACGCAATCGCATCATCGCGGCCCTGTGCGAGGTGCTCGTCGTCGTCGAGAGCCGAGAGCGTGGCGGCAGCCTGATCACGGCCCGCGACGCACTCGATCGTGACATCGAGGTGATGGCGGTGCCGGGCTCACCGCGCGTTCGGGCGTCGTTGGGCACCAACAAGCTGCTGGTCGACGGTGCCACGCCCGCCACCTGCGTCGACGACGTCCTCGTCGCGCTCGGGCTCGATCACCGGCGCGCCGGGGTCGTCCCCTTCGATCCGCGACCGACGCCCGTCGGCGCCCAGGCCGAGGTGCTCCGGGCCTGCGAAGGCGAGCCGTGCACCCTCGATGTCCTGGTGCAGCGGACCGGCCTCGACCTCACCGTCGCAGCACTCGCCGCCGCCCGCCTCGAACACGACGGATGGCTGGTCGAGGTCGGCGGGTGGTTCGAGCCGACGCGGAGTCATTTCGCGTCGTCGCCCGAACAGTGGATCCCTGGCGAGTCGGCATGA